One window of the Archangium primigenium genome contains the following:
- a CDS encoding SDR family NAD(P)-dependent oxidoreductase produces the protein MTTLELRGRWTLVTGASSGLGLEMARAIARDHGGHVLVVARRRDRLEALCEELRTRHGVQAECVVADLSRPEDVERVFTEATRERQLHGAVLNAGVTYWGDAVKLAPGAFQTLLDTNVTSVVRLSALLAPHLAAHGTRGGLMLVSSVAGLIPVPYQAAYSGTKAFVLSYGQALAQELRPTGVSVTVFAPGGIATELLEHSGLSQRFKAGDLGMMTAPECATHALRAFTRRRTLSVPGWLNQALALAARLLPRGVLAQHTATLYRPGP, from the coding sequence ATGACAACGCTCGAGTTGCGCGGCCGCTGGACGCTCGTCACCGGGGCGTCCTCCGGCCTGGGCCTGGAGATGGCCCGCGCCATCGCCCGGGATCACGGAGGCCACGTGCTGGTCGTGGCGCGGCGGCGCGACCGGCTCGAGGCGCTGTGCGAGGAGCTGCGCACGCGCCACGGCGTCCAGGCGGAGTGCGTGGTGGCCGACCTGTCGAGGCCCGAGGACGTGGAGCGCGTCTTCACCGAGGCCACACGGGAGCGGCAGTTGCACGGCGCCGTGCTCAACGCGGGCGTCACCTACTGGGGTGACGCCGTGAAGCTCGCCCCCGGCGCCTTCCAGACCCTGCTGGACACCAATGTCACGAGCGTGGTGCGCCTGTCGGCCCTGCTCGCCCCGCATCTGGCGGCCCACGGCACGCGCGGCGGGCTGATGCTCGTGTCCAGCGTGGCCGGCCTCATCCCCGTGCCCTACCAGGCGGCCTACAGCGGGACCAAGGCCTTCGTGCTCAGCTACGGACAGGCCCTGGCGCAGGAGCTGCGGCCCACCGGGGTGTCCGTCACCGTCTTCGCCCCGGGCGGCATCGCCACCGAGCTGCTGGAGCACTCGGGCCTGTCCCAGCGCTTCAAGGCGGGAGACCTGGGCATGATGACGGCGCCCGAGTGCGCCACCCACGCGCTGCGCGCCTTCACCCGGCGCCGGACCTTGTCCGTGCCCGGCTGGCTCAACCAGGCGCTGGCGCTGGCAGCGAGGCTGCTGCCGCGCGGCGTGCTCGCCCAGCACACGGCCACGCTCTACCGTCCCGGACCGTGA
- a CDS encoding SGNH/GDSL hydrolase family protein produces the protein MSLRPHGQKVRAALVLTTALCSGAALASTINQNTSWTINRGASTTYRVVAYGDSIFAGYKGSLSSVAKRAGPQVEGEYLARKFNANMEVMRRTKSGAKADDIYNNKIVGERSYMQTSNTRVVMFEMCGNDYLQARSAFSEQTGTCSYSGLDSALAACTSYTEKAMQAINQYATTAKTKVVMTIYYPGYNADNVQTACRDSATGASVNKRQKFLPYLAKSNWRTCSLAAKYGFKCADAFAEYMGADYDSNGDGQVDSAALRYRDGETEAAYVARITGTLSATLRDSNTHFVNGSTSYDYLQSDDTHPTFTGASVSVGTFGGTGSGTSAPDFTDASHTNGQNAQWNQWGHERMGWILSTLDPATP, from the coding sequence ATGTCCCTCCGTCCCCATGGGCAGAAGGTCCGCGCCGCCCTCGTGCTCACCACCGCCCTCTGCTCGGGCGCCGCGCTGGCGAGCACCATCAACCAGAACACCTCGTGGACCATCAACCGCGGCGCCAGCACGACGTACCGGGTCGTGGCGTACGGCGACTCCATCTTCGCGGGCTACAAGGGCTCGCTGAGCAGCGTGGCCAAGCGCGCGGGTCCCCAGGTGGAGGGCGAGTACCTGGCCCGCAAGTTCAACGCCAACATGGAGGTCATGCGGCGCACCAAGTCCGGCGCCAAGGCGGACGACATCTACAACAACAAGATCGTCGGTGAGCGCTCGTACATGCAGACGAGCAACACCCGCGTGGTGATGTTCGAGATGTGCGGCAACGACTATCTCCAGGCGCGCTCGGCGTTCTCGGAGCAGACGGGCACCTGCAGCTACAGCGGCCTGGACTCGGCGCTGGCCGCCTGCACCTCGTACACGGAGAAGGCCATGCAGGCCATCAACCAGTACGCGACCACGGCCAAGACGAAGGTCGTCATGACCATCTACTACCCCGGCTACAACGCGGACAACGTCCAGACGGCGTGCCGCGACTCGGCCACGGGCGCCTCGGTGAACAAGCGGCAGAAGTTCCTGCCCTACCTGGCCAAGAGCAACTGGCGCACCTGCAGCCTGGCGGCCAAGTATGGCTTCAAGTGCGCGGACGCCTTCGCCGAGTACATGGGCGCCGACTACGACAGCAACGGCGACGGTCAGGTCGACAGCGCGGCGCTGCGCTACCGCGACGGCGAGACCGAGGCCGCCTACGTGGCCCGCATCACCGGCACGCTGAGCGCCACCCTGCGCGACTCCAACACGCACTTCGTCAACGGCAGCACCAGCTACGACTACCTCCAGTCGGACGACACCCACCCCACCTTCACCGGCGCCAGCGTGTCGGTGGGCACGTTCGGTGGCACGGGCTCGGGCACGAGCGCCCCGGACTTCACCGACGCCTCGCACACCAACGGCCAGAACGCCCAGTGGAACCAGTGGGGCCACGAGCGCATGGGCTGGATCCTCTCCACGCTGGACCCCGCCACGCCCTGA
- a CDS encoding NAD-dependent protein deacetylase translates to MTLPVETLSVCADARDVEALVGLFRGRRVAVLTGAGCSTESGIPDYRGPGTRARARNPIQHREFLHRPEVRARYWARSLLGWPRFRAARPNAAHQALAALEGSGHVLGLITQNVDRLHHAAGSQRVIELHGALARVRCLGCGELEPREALQERLRALNPDFSVRAAEARPDGDAEVSDEAVRAFQVAACLRCEGTLKPDVVFFGDNVPGPTVEAAFALVEEADAFLVVGSSLAIHSGFRFLQRAVARGVPRGLLNLGECRGEELVEVRVDARAGEVLPRVAAALGAG, encoded by the coding sequence ATGACTCTTCCCGTGGAAACGCTGTCCGTGTGTGCCGACGCCAGGGACGTGGAGGCGCTGGTGGGCCTGTTCCGGGGGCGCCGGGTCGCGGTGCTCACGGGCGCCGGGTGCAGCACCGAGTCGGGCATTCCGGACTACCGGGGCCCGGGCACGCGCGCCCGCGCCCGTAATCCCATCCAGCACCGCGAGTTCCTCCACCGCCCCGAGGTCCGCGCGCGCTACTGGGCCCGGAGCCTCCTGGGCTGGCCGCGCTTTCGCGCCGCGCGGCCCAACGCCGCGCACCAGGCGCTCGCGGCCCTGGAGGGCTCGGGCCATGTGCTGGGGCTCATCACCCAGAACGTGGATCGGCTGCACCACGCGGCGGGCAGTCAGCGGGTGATCGAACTGCACGGGGCGCTGGCCCGGGTGCGGTGTCTGGGCTGTGGCGAACTCGAGCCCCGCGAGGCCTTGCAGGAGCGGCTGCGGGCGCTCAATCCGGACTTCTCGGTCCGGGCCGCCGAGGCGCGGCCCGACGGCGACGCGGAGGTGTCCGACGAGGCCGTGCGCGCCTTCCAGGTGGCCGCGTGCCTGCGGTGCGAGGGCACGCTCAAGCCGGACGTGGTGTTCTTCGGCGACAACGTGCCCGGGCCCACGGTGGAGGCGGCGTTCGCGCTCGTGGAGGAGGCCGACGCCTTCCTCGTGGTGGGCTCGTCCCTGGCCATCCACTCGGGGTTCCGCTTCCTGCAGCGCGCGGTGGCGCGCGGCGTGCCCCGCGGCCTGCTCAACCTGGGCGAGTGCCGGGGCGAGGAGCTGGTGGAGGTGCGGGTGGACGCGCGCGCGGGAGAGGTGTTGCCGCGGGTCGCGGCGGCGCTCGGCGCCGGGTAG
- a CDS encoding GNAT family N-acetyltransferase → MSVVIRPATLADLPSLATVLAPLPLFRAYGLDASALEARFRGALERGEGLLVAVGEDAGGPLGVCWFLTRGTFGTGAYLRTLALGEGHQGSGLGTRLLAAYEAGCGAPPGGYFLLTSDFNTAAQRFYQRHGYRQVGALPDFATPGVAELVFWKPRAAV, encoded by the coding sequence ATGTCCGTCGTCATCCGTCCCGCCACCCTCGCGGATCTCCCCTCGCTGGCCACCGTCCTGGCCCCGCTGCCGCTCTTTCGGGCCTATGGGCTGGACGCGAGCGCCCTGGAGGCGCGCTTCCGGGGCGCGCTCGAGCGGGGCGAGGGCCTGCTGGTCGCCGTCGGCGAGGACGCCGGGGGGCCCCTGGGGGTCTGCTGGTTCCTCACCCGCGGCACGTTCGGCACCGGGGCCTACCTGCGCACGCTCGCGCTCGGCGAGGGGCACCAGGGCTCGGGGCTGGGCACGCGGCTGCTCGCCGCCTACGAGGCCGGGTGTGGCGCGCCGCCCGGGGGCTACTTCCTGCTCACCTCGGACTTCAACACGGCCGCGCAGCGCTTCTACCAGCGCCACGGCTACCGGCAGGTGGGCGCGCTGCCGGACTTCGCCACGCCGGGGGTCGCCGAGCTCGTCTTCTGGAAGCCCCGCGCCGCCGTCTAG
- a CDS encoding polysaccharide deacetylase family protein has translation MARRFVLSSVLSLGVFVLGGCAWTPPEEPASPPAREEAPPAEPPPVLASRTAPIVNHGSRGRMRIALTFDACTTHKNEYDERVIRTLLDTATPATLFIGGGWAEANAERLRELARHPEFEFGNHTFTHVHMPRVKDDARMLEELRRTQRAVYDLTGHIPRYFRPPFGEVDNRVAWIASQADLVTLNFDLPSGDPDATTTPKRVVDWVLKKAAPGGIVVMHMNHKNFPTAQALPEIIQGLRKRGFEFVTVATLLGDTTPPLCTVPSRAAPPADAPLLVAEALP, from the coding sequence ATGGCGCGTCGCTTCGTGCTGAGTTCAGTGCTGTCGTTGGGGGTGTTCGTCCTGGGGGGCTGCGCATGGACGCCCCCGGAGGAGCCCGCGTCGCCGCCCGCGCGCGAGGAGGCGCCCCCCGCCGAGCCGCCGCCCGTGCTCGCCAGCCGCACGGCGCCCATCGTGAACCACGGCAGTCGGGGGCGCATGCGCATCGCGCTCACCTTCGACGCCTGCACCACGCACAAGAACGAGTACGACGAGCGCGTCATCCGCACGCTACTGGACACCGCGACGCCCGCCACGCTCTTCATCGGCGGCGGCTGGGCCGAGGCCAACGCCGAGCGCCTGCGCGAGCTGGCGCGCCACCCGGAGTTCGAGTTCGGCAACCACACCTTCACGCACGTGCACATGCCGCGGGTGAAGGACGACGCGCGCATGCTGGAGGAGCTGCGGCGCACCCAGCGCGCCGTGTACGACCTGACGGGCCACATCCCCCGCTACTTCCGTCCGCCCTTTGGCGAGGTGGACAACCGCGTGGCGTGGATCGCCTCCCAGGCGGACCTGGTCACGCTCAACTTCGACCTGCCCTCGGGAGATCCCGACGCCACCACCACGCCCAAACGCGTGGTGGACTGGGTGCTCAAGAAGGCGGCGCCCGGGGGCATCGTGGTGATGCACATGAACCACAAGAACTTCCCCACCGCCCAGGCGCTGCCGGAGATCATCCAGGGCCTGCGCAAGCGGGGCTTCGAGTTCGTCACGGTGGCCACGCTGCTCGGGGACACGACCCCGCCCCTGTGCACGGTGCCCTCGCGCGCCGCCCCGCCGGCCGACGCGCCCCTGCTCGTGGCGGAGGCCCTTCCCTAG
- a CDS encoding iron-containing alcohol dehydrogenase, whose translation MGVTGFEFATATRIVYGAGRLAEAPEAVKALGAHRVLLVTGRDARRAAPLREGLGRLGLETRAFAVAGEPTVALVREGCALARAERCDAVVALGGGSALDAGKAIAALVPHGGEPLDFLEVVGRGQALTHPALPFVAIPTTAGTGSEVTRNAVLGVPESQVKASLRGPQLLPRLAIVDPALLEGAPPAVLASSGLDALSQLIEPWLSARANPLTDALAREGIRRSVRSLRRAVLETPDAAAREDLALASLLGGLCLANAGLGAVHGFAAPLGGMFEAPHGAVCAALLPACLEVNLRALRSRAPDHPSLARFGELAGLLTGRAEASAEDGITWVRELCAALRVPGLKHYGLTETDVPRLVLKARAASSMKANPLPLTDEELTEIVRRSC comes from the coding sequence ATGGGCGTGACGGGCTTCGAGTTCGCCACCGCCACCCGCATCGTCTACGGCGCGGGCCGGCTCGCCGAGGCCCCCGAGGCCGTGAAGGCCCTGGGCGCCCACCGGGTGCTGCTCGTCACCGGCCGCGACGCCCGCCGCGCGGCGCCCCTGCGCGAGGGGCTCGGGCGGCTCGGGCTGGAGACCCGCGCCTTCGCGGTGGCGGGCGAGCCCACCGTGGCGCTCGTGCGCGAGGGGTGTGCCCTCGCTCGCGCCGAGCGCTGTGACGCCGTGGTGGCGCTCGGCGGCGGCAGTGCCCTGGACGCGGGCAAGGCCATCGCGGCGCTGGTGCCCCACGGCGGCGAGCCCCTCGACTTCCTGGAGGTGGTGGGCCGAGGCCAGGCCCTCACGCACCCCGCCCTGCCCTTCGTGGCCATTCCCACCACCGCGGGCACGGGCTCCGAGGTGACACGCAACGCGGTGCTCGGCGTGCCCGAGTCCCAGGTGAAGGCGAGCCTGCGCGGGCCGCAGTTGCTGCCCCGGCTGGCGATCGTGGACCCCGCGCTGCTCGAGGGCGCGCCCCCGGCGGTGCTCGCCTCGAGCGGCCTGGACGCGCTCTCCCAGCTCATCGAGCCCTGGCTGTCCGCGCGCGCCAACCCGCTCACGGACGCGCTCGCGCGCGAGGGCATCCGCCGCTCGGTGCGCTCGCTGCGCCGCGCGGTGCTGGAGACGCCGGACGCGGCGGCGCGCGAGGACCTGGCGCTCGCGAGCCTCCTCGGGGGCCTGTGCCTGGCCAACGCGGGGCTGGGCGCGGTGCACGGCTTCGCGGCGCCCCTGGGCGGCATGTTCGAGGCGCCCCATGGGGCGGTGTGCGCGGCGCTCCTGCCCGCGTGCCTGGAGGTGAACCTGCGGGCCTTGAGAAGCAGGGCACCCGACCACCCCTCGCTCGCCCGCTTCGGGGAGCTGGCGGGCCTGCTCACGGGCCGCGCCGAGGCCTCCGCGGAGGACGGCATCACCTGGGTGCGCGAGCTGTGCGCGGCCCTGCGCGTACCCGGACTGAAACATTACGGTCTCACCGAGACGGACGTGCCCCGACTGGTGCTCAAGGCCCGCGCCGCGAGCAGCATGAAGGCCAATCCGCTGCCCCTCACGGACGAGGAACTGACGGAGATCGTCCGGCGCTCGTGCTGA
- a CDS encoding putative quinol monooxygenase — protein sequence MPNSLLVVHVHVHVKPESVEAFREATLANASQSVKEPGIARFDVVQDTEDPTRFVLVEAYRTAEAPAAHKETAHYLAWRDTVAPMMAGPRTSRKYTNCFPADGDW from the coding sequence ATGCCCAACAGCCTGCTGGTCGTCCACGTGCATGTCCACGTCAAGCCCGAGTCGGTGGAGGCCTTCCGGGAGGCCACCCTGGCCAACGCGAGCCAGAGCGTGAAGGAGCCCGGCATCGCCCGCTTCGACGTCGTGCAGGACACGGAGGACCCCACCCGCTTCGTGCTCGTCGAGGCCTACCGGACGGCCGAGGCGCCCGCGGCCCACAAGGAGACGGCGCACTACCTGGCGTGGCGGGACACGGTGGCGCCGATGATGGCCGGGCCGCGCACGTCGCGGAAGTACACCAACTGCTTTCCCGCCGACGGGGACTGGTGA
- a CDS encoding metallophosphoesterase, protein MGRLFFLLLINAGAYLVLRRLWPEVRTGWRHRALIAAALLAAGGFALSWLLGRGEHGQVAGVGLPLKLFGAWWLLTAFVLLVVGGLLLPLVRPRPRPAPAGAGPEAPAPVDLERRGLLTGVGRSLPLLAAGTSAGGLVAGSSGFEVREIEVRLKGLPAALDGFRIGQITDVHVGTFIDTAYVRAAVAAMNAARVDLQVMTGDLIDDLGQLDETMAALETCEARHGMLSILGNHEHWRGLKPIREAYARSERQGSPVRLLVDESRVLEHAGQRLRVVGVDYPMSGRSMRARPELMRQSAEVSFQGVAPDEVVLCLTHHPDFFPFALERGARLTLAGHTHGGQVAFFGLPLFRFAFDYMLGRYRKGNGQLYVSGGTGHWLPFRVGVPAEVSIFTLRAEA, encoded by the coding sequence ATGGGTCGACTCTTCTTCCTCCTTCTCATCAATGCGGGGGCCTACCTCGTCCTGCGCCGGCTGTGGCCGGAGGTCCGCACGGGCTGGCGGCACCGGGCCCTGATCGCCGCGGCGCTCCTGGCGGCCGGGGGCTTCGCCCTGTCGTGGCTGCTCGGGCGGGGCGAGCACGGTCAGGTGGCGGGCGTGGGGTTGCCCCTCAAGCTCTTCGGCGCCTGGTGGCTCTTGACCGCCTTCGTGCTGCTCGTGGTGGGCGGTTTGCTGCTGCCTCTCGTGCGTCCGCGGCCCCGTCCGGCTCCGGCGGGAGCGGGGCCCGAGGCGCCAGCGCCGGTGGACCTCGAGCGGCGGGGCCTGCTCACCGGGGTGGGGCGCTCACTGCCGCTCCTGGCGGCGGGCACGTCCGCGGGCGGGCTCGTGGCGGGCTCGTCGGGCTTCGAGGTGCGGGAGATCGAGGTCCGGCTCAAGGGCCTGCCCGCGGCGCTCGACGGCTTTCGCATCGGGCAGATCACGGACGTGCACGTGGGCACGTTCATCGACACCGCCTATGTGCGCGCGGCGGTGGCGGCGATGAACGCGGCGCGGGTGGACCTGCAGGTGATGACGGGAGATCTCATCGACGACCTGGGTCAACTCGACGAGACGATGGCCGCGCTGGAGACGTGCGAGGCCCGGCACGGGATGCTCTCCATCCTCGGCAACCACGAGCACTGGCGTGGCCTCAAGCCCATCCGCGAGGCCTATGCCCGGAGCGAGCGCCAGGGCAGCCCCGTGCGGCTGCTGGTGGATGAGTCGCGGGTGCTCGAGCACGCGGGCCAGCGGCTGCGGGTGGTGGGCGTGGACTACCCCATGAGCGGGCGCTCCATGCGGGCCCGGCCGGAGCTCATGCGCCAGTCGGCCGAGGTGTCCTTCCAAGGCGTGGCGCCGGACGAGGTGGTGCTCTGCCTGACCCACCACCCGGACTTCTTCCCCTTCGCGCTGGAGCGGGGCGCCCGGCTCACGCTCGCGGGGCACACGCACGGCGGCCAGGTGGCCTTCTTCGGACTGCCCCTGTTCCGCTTCGCCTTCGACTACATGCTCGGCCGCTACCGCAAGGGCAACGGGCAGCTCTATGTGTCGGGCGGAACGGGGCACTGGCTGCCCTTCCGCGTGGGCGTGCCCGCCGAGGTCTCCATCTTCACACTTCGCGCGGAGGCGTGA
- a CDS encoding FAD-dependent oxidoreductase: MARLAELEETRGTRVDVGEEKILLVRVGDTVHAYQATCPHAGGPLEAGAILGGRILCPWHKGNFRVSDGALCEPPALDSLARYPVRVEDGEVYVSPEKQPTPVSRKAADARTFVIVGAGAAGAAAASALREFGFGGRVVLVGHEPRAPYDRTSLSKFVLSGEMPPEEVPPLRPPGFYTAHGIERLKARVKRLDVKARSVELEDGRRLTYDAALVAPGGEPKRLKVPGEELEGVSVLRTLEDAERLLAQAPPGARAVILGNSFIGMEAASALRGRKVDVTVVAPNAIPFAKQFGEEVGRLFKTLHERNGVVFRSGTKAARLEGRGRVEAVVLESGERLAADVVLVGTGVRPATGFIEGLALREDGGLPVDAHLRAAEGLYAAGDVAAFPLRGDPVRIEHWRVAQEHARLAARNMLGGQERYAGVPFFWTYHYSKRFEYLGHATQWDAVRVVGDLEGLTFVVLLVKEGHVAAAIACDRERATAGLLERMRSPVPVDEALHLLQSLG, translated from the coding sequence GTGGCGAGGCTCGCCGAGTTAGAGGAGACGCGGGGCACGCGGGTGGACGTGGGCGAGGAGAAGATCCTCCTGGTGCGCGTGGGCGACACGGTGCACGCCTACCAGGCCACGTGTCCGCACGCGGGCGGGCCCCTGGAAGCGGGGGCCATCCTGGGCGGTCGCATCCTCTGTCCCTGGCACAAGGGCAACTTCCGGGTGAGCGATGGCGCGCTGTGCGAGCCGCCCGCGCTGGACTCCCTGGCGCGCTACCCCGTGCGTGTGGAGGACGGCGAGGTGTATGTCTCGCCGGAGAAGCAGCCCACGCCCGTGTCCCGGAAGGCGGCGGACGCACGCACCTTCGTGATCGTCGGCGCGGGCGCGGCGGGCGCGGCGGCGGCCTCGGCCCTGCGGGAGTTCGGCTTCGGGGGCCGGGTCGTGCTGGTGGGCCACGAGCCCCGCGCGCCCTATGACCGCACGTCCCTGAGCAAGTTCGTCCTGTCCGGGGAGATGCCGCCCGAGGAGGTGCCACCCCTCCGGCCACCGGGCTTCTACACCGCGCACGGCATCGAGCGCCTGAAGGCCCGGGTGAAGCGGTTGGACGTGAAGGCCCGGAGTGTCGAGCTGGAGGATGGCCGACGCCTCACGTACGACGCCGCGCTGGTGGCGCCCGGGGGCGAGCCGAAGCGGTTGAAGGTGCCCGGCGAGGAGCTGGAGGGCGTGTCCGTGCTGCGCACGCTGGAGGACGCCGAGCGACTGCTCGCCCAGGCGCCGCCGGGGGCGCGGGCCGTCATCCTCGGCAACAGCTTCATCGGGATGGAGGCGGCCTCGGCGCTGCGGGGCCGCAAGGTGGACGTGACGGTGGTGGCGCCGAACGCCATCCCCTTCGCGAAGCAGTTCGGCGAGGAGGTGGGGCGCCTGTTCAAGACGCTGCACGAGCGCAATGGCGTGGTCTTCCGCTCGGGCACGAAGGCGGCGCGCCTGGAGGGGCGGGGCCGGGTGGAGGCGGTGGTGTTGGAGTCGGGCGAGCGGCTCGCGGCGGACGTCGTCCTGGTGGGCACGGGCGTGCGACCGGCGACGGGGTTCATCGAGGGCCTGGCCTTGCGCGAGGACGGGGGCCTGCCGGTGGACGCGCACCTGCGCGCCGCGGAGGGTCTGTACGCGGCGGGGGACGTGGCGGCCTTTCCGCTACGGGGCGACCCGGTACGCATCGAGCACTGGCGGGTGGCCCAGGAGCACGCGCGGCTGGCGGCGCGCAACATGCTCGGGGGGCAGGAGCGCTACGCGGGCGTGCCCTTCTTCTGGACGTACCATTATTCCAAGCGCTTCGAGTACCTCGGCCACGCCACCCAGTGGGACGCGGTGCGCGTGGTGGGCGACCTGGAGGGGCTGACGTTCGTGGTGCTGCTCGTGAAGGAGGGCCACGTCGCCGCGGCGATCGCCTGTGACCGGGAGCGCGCCACGGCGGGGCTGCTCGAGCGCATGCGCTCGCCCGTGCCCGTCGACGAGGCGCTGCACCTGCTCCAGTCCTTGGGGTGA
- a CDS encoding AAA family ATPase: MALRNYRSIESAEVELAPFSVLVGPNSSGKSNFVDALVLASELGFDAASAIQRRGGSPGPPSLGNLGRGSA, translated from the coding sequence GTGGCACTGCGGAACTACCGGAGCATTGAAAGCGCGGAGGTGGAGCTCGCGCCGTTCTCGGTCCTGGTGGGACCCAACAGCAGCGGCAAGAGCAACTTCGTGGATGCGCTCGTGCTCGCGAGCGAGCTGGGCTTCGACGCCGCGTCCGCCATCCAGCGCCGGGGGGGGTCTCCAGGCCCTCCGTCGTTGGGGAATCTCGGACGAGGAAGCGCTTGA
- a CDS encoding AAA family ATPase: MLDSVYSEQLFSLEQEGTRWRFRDDSFHVAVDENSGVEFTRSGLIGVPSERVWQPEVAIPATTSTMLHARQIMPWEVLRVRRLGFELTKMRVPQPSGDTEALREDGGNIASVLGRLKSQDERGFAFVLAAMKRLVPGLEDLFVEELGGFLVLRFSQRQGARSARFSALNMSDGTLRALGIILAAQTLAPPSSSPATSSPELLIVEEPEVAIHPGAAALLFEVLKHASQRGMVLVTTHSPELLDAAQDEEILVCGYREGTTRVGPLSTAQREVVREGLFSLSELARSEPLRIEGEEPASLDPSDFDA, from the coding sequence TTGCTCGACTCTGTTTACAGTGAGCAGTTGTTTTCCCTGGAGCAGGAGGGCACGCGCTGGCGGTTCCGTGACGACAGCTTTCATGTCGCTGTTGACGAGAACAGCGGTGTTGAGTTCACACGCTCGGGTCTGATCGGCGTTCCATCGGAACGCGTGTGGCAGCCAGAGGTCGCTATTCCCGCCACCACGAGCACCATGCTCCACGCCCGGCAGATCATGCCCTGGGAAGTCCTGCGGGTGCGCCGCTTGGGTTTCGAACTGACGAAGATGCGTGTTCCCCAGCCGTCCGGAGACACCGAAGCCCTTCGGGAGGATGGCGGCAATATCGCGAGCGTGCTCGGGCGGCTGAAGAGTCAGGACGAGCGAGGCTTTGCCTTCGTTTTGGCCGCCATGAAGCGTCTGGTGCCAGGGCTGGAAGACCTCTTCGTCGAAGAACTGGGGGGATTTTTGGTCCTGCGCTTCAGCCAGCGGCAGGGCGCCCGGAGCGCACGGTTCTCAGCGCTCAACATGTCGGACGGGACCCTTCGGGCCCTGGGCATCATCCTCGCGGCGCAGACGCTCGCGCCACCTTCATCGTCCCCGGCCACCTCTTCGCCCGAGCTGCTGATCGTCGAGGAGCCCGAGGTCGCCATCCATCCGGGCGCGGCGGCCCTGCTCTTCGAGGTGCTCAAGCACGCCTCCCAGCGGGGCATGGTGCTGGTGACCACGCACAGTCCCGAACTCCTCGACGCCGCCCAGGACGAGGAGATCCTGGTGTGCGGCTACCGCGAAGGAACCACGCGGGTGGGGCCCCTATCGACGGCGCAGCGCGAGGTCGTCCGCGAAGGGCTCTTCAGCTTGTCGGAGCTCGCGCGCAGCGAGCCCTTGCGCATCGAGGGCGAGGAGCCGGCCTCGTTGGACCCGAGCGACTTCGACGCATGA